Proteins found in one Arthrobacter pascens genomic segment:
- a CDS encoding phage tail tape measure protein, with protein MADRRVKVTFSAEIQGFKRAMEEAAASTQKVKKGAEDSAKAADTYLGKMVQSANKNREAWELSGAALLGFGAAGVTGLGLAGKAAMDWESAWAGVTKTVDGSPAQMNELEASLRGLAKTLPATHEEIAGVAEAAGQLGVKREDVVGFTKTMVDLGETTNLTAEEAATSIAQISNVMGTMERDGSKGVERFGATLVALGNAGASTEAEILDMAKRIAGAAKLVGASESDVLALSNAMASVGIEAQLGGGVISRVMQRMYGDVKEGGEGLDNLAKVAGVSSKEFATAFETDPVRAVDSMVKGLGRVKASGGDVIQTMSDLGIKGTEETGVILRLAGAGDLLADSLQLGDSAWQSNSALAAEAAKRYETTESKVKIAWNNIKDAAIDAGAVLLPIIAGVAESVAGLAQAFGNLPGPVKGVLTVLGGVVGIAALGAGAFLTLTPKILDSVQAFDKLAPAGSRARSAVGKAGAVAGVAAAAYAALATAATLAATATDNDRSKTSVEDFNNALSGIATNGDKARDALDAAFNGVTKPGNSSFTAVNDLESAMKRVFNPQVNDNMNDFWSSVSGNGATSGINVAKDAIGNLDKAIASMATSGNMKDAAAGFRVAAEAAEKQKKPIGELIELFPAYKDAILSSMTANGETQVSQEALTEAMLKGTEATDGAATSIEGAGKASEVAAEQAAEVEKALEDIGVAADGTVADLAKFTEALFAAGLITMSAREATAAHQAAIDGTKGAVEAATKAIEDQLIAEGMGAEAAKALAAEQYNLGGALNAAKTDFDLTTEAGRILNSQFQTITNTGMAEIEAKAKDGVGQGELQANLGTTYQSLLTAAAGMGIVGDDAINLARHVLGVPDNVDINTWMADEAKRMAEQTTGAINNIPKNVHVNITTVEHKIRILETQVRGGGYANDPGMAALDPSNHATGGRVRGYSGGGKLPSNGPGTDTTDGFLGISSAGVPLARVDKDEWIINGPSSNRYNRELAAINAGTFPKLPGYVGGGRAGRDHAAQAYATKADMHITVQSVLKLGSREFAQAVNEVQRNMNRN; from the coding sequence GTGGCTGATCGCCGTGTGAAAGTGACGTTCAGCGCCGAGATCCAGGGATTCAAGCGGGCGATGGAGGAAGCGGCAGCTTCCACTCAGAAGGTCAAGAAGGGCGCAGAGGATTCTGCGAAGGCTGCGGACACCTATCTCGGCAAGATGGTCCAGTCAGCGAACAAGAACCGCGAGGCGTGGGAACTCTCAGGCGCGGCACTACTGGGATTTGGGGCCGCAGGAGTTACCGGGCTCGGGCTCGCTGGCAAGGCCGCGATGGATTGGGAATCTGCCTGGGCCGGTGTTACTAAGACGGTTGACGGGTCACCGGCACAGATGAACGAGCTTGAGGCATCCCTCCGCGGGCTGGCGAAGACGCTCCCGGCCACGCATGAGGAGATCGCAGGCGTGGCTGAGGCCGCGGGTCAGCTTGGCGTGAAGCGTGAAGATGTCGTCGGCTTCACAAAGACGATGGTTGACCTTGGCGAGACGACTAACCTAACCGCTGAAGAAGCCGCAACGTCCATCGCCCAGATTTCCAACGTCATGGGCACTATGGAGCGCGACGGGTCTAAGGGTGTGGAGCGCTTCGGCGCCACCCTCGTGGCTCTTGGTAACGCAGGCGCGTCCACTGAGGCCGAGATCCTGGACATGGCTAAGCGGATTGCTGGCGCGGCGAAGCTGGTTGGCGCGTCTGAGTCTGACGTGCTGGCTCTGTCGAACGCTATGGCTTCAGTGGGTATCGAGGCGCAGCTTGGCGGCGGCGTTATCTCCCGCGTCATGCAGCGCATGTATGGCGACGTGAAGGAGGGTGGCGAAGGTCTGGACAACCTGGCGAAGGTTGCCGGGGTTTCGTCCAAGGAGTTCGCTACCGCCTTTGAGACCGACCCTGTCCGCGCTGTCGATTCGATGGTCAAGGGCCTTGGCCGAGTCAAGGCATCTGGCGGAGATGTCATCCAGACGATGTCTGACCTTGGGATCAAGGGCACTGAAGAAACAGGCGTGATCCTTCGCCTCGCCGGCGCCGGCGACCTGCTGGCTGATTCGCTGCAGCTAGGCGATTCTGCTTGGCAGTCAAACTCCGCGCTCGCTGCGGAGGCGGCGAAGCGGTACGAGACGACCGAGTCCAAGGTTAAAATTGCTTGGAATAACATCAAGGATGCCGCGATAGATGCGGGCGCTGTCCTGCTTCCGATCATTGCTGGCGTGGCGGAGTCTGTTGCGGGTCTGGCGCAGGCGTTCGGCAACCTCCCGGGGCCCGTCAAGGGCGTCCTGACAGTGCTTGGCGGTGTCGTCGGCATTGCGGCACTGGGTGCCGGCGCGTTCCTGACCTTGACGCCTAAGATCCTCGATTCGGTGCAGGCGTTTGACAAGCTCGCACCAGCCGGCAGTAGGGCACGTAGCGCTGTTGGTAAGGCGGGGGCGGTGGCTGGTGTTGCGGCGGCTGCCTATGCAGCGCTGGCGACGGCTGCAACTCTTGCGGCTACCGCTACCGACAATGACCGGTCAAAGACAAGTGTCGAAGATTTCAACAACGCACTGTCAGGCATTGCCACTAATGGCGATAAGGCCCGTGACGCCCTTGATGCCGCATTCAATGGCGTCACTAAGCCTGGCAACTCAAGCTTTACCGCAGTCAATGATCTTGAATCTGCAATGAAGCGAGTCTTCAACCCGCAGGTCAACGACAACATGAACGACTTCTGGTCGAGCGTGTCTGGAAATGGCGCCACGTCTGGAATCAATGTCGCTAAGGATGCTATCGGCAATCTGGATAAAGCGATTGCGTCCATGGCGACCAGTGGGAATATGAAAGACGCGGCGGCAGGTTTTCGCGTCGCGGCCGAGGCTGCCGAGAAGCAGAAGAAGCCCATAGGCGAGCTCATTGAGCTTTTCCCTGCATACAAGGACGCCATCCTTTCCAGCATGACCGCGAATGGTGAGACGCAGGTTTCTCAGGAGGCGTTGACCGAGGCCATGCTGAAAGGCACCGAGGCTACGGACGGTGCGGCCACTTCGATTGAAGGCGCCGGTAAAGCGTCTGAAGTTGCGGCGGAGCAGGCGGCGGAGGTTGAGAAGGCTCTAGAGGACATCGGCGTGGCTGCTGACGGCACGGTTGCCGATCTTGCCAAGTTCACCGAGGCGCTGTTCGCTGCTGGGCTGATCACGATGAGCGCACGGGAAGCGACCGCTGCCCATCAGGCGGCTATTGATGGCACGAAGGGTGCTGTCGAGGCTGCCACGAAGGCGATTGAGGATCAACTCATTGCCGAAGGCATGGGTGCTGAGGCGGCTAAGGCCCTGGCTGCTGAGCAGTACAACCTTGGCGGGGCGCTCAATGCAGCTAAGACCGACTTTGACCTAACTACTGAGGCCGGCCGAATACTCAACTCTCAGTTCCAGACCATCACCAATACGGGTATGGCGGAGATTGAGGCTAAAGCCAAGGACGGCGTCGGGCAGGGTGAGTTGCAGGCGAACCTAGGGACCACGTATCAGTCCCTACTTACCGCCGCGGCTGGTATGGGCATCGTCGGTGATGACGCCATCAATCTGGCACGTCATGTGCTGGGTGTTCCAGACAACGTTGACATCAACACGTGGATGGCTGACGAAGCCAAGCGCATGGCGGAACAGACCACCGGGGCGATCAATAACATCCCCAAGAATGTTCATGTCAACATAACGACGGTCGAGCACAAGATCCGCATCCTGGAGACTCAGGTGCGGGGCGGTGGTTACGCGAATGACCCTGGCATGGCGGCATTGGATCCGTCCAACCACGCGACTGGCGGACGCGTCCGCGGCTATTCGGGCGGCGGGAAACTCCCATCTAACGGGCCGGGCACTGACACTACTGACGGGTTCCTTGGGATCTCATCGGCCGGTGTCCCACTAGCCCGCGTGGACAAAGACGAGTGGATCATCAACGGCCCCTCGTCCAACCGCTACAACCGCGAACTGGCCGCAATCAACGCAGGCACATTCCCGAAACTGCCTGGCTATGTGGGTGGCGGTCGCGCTGGCCGGGATCACGCCGCGCAGGCCTACGCCACGAAGGCAGACATGCATATCACTGTTCAGAGCGTCCTAAAGCTCGGGTCTCGTGAGTTCGCGCAGGCGGTCAATGAAGTGCAACGCAACATGAACCGCAACTAG
- a CDS encoding SGNH/GDSL hydrolase family protein, producing MTTFTTPHSLPILETTDKIAATDDGLRQDLNAISTAANSAITAEGVRAEGAAKDHADAAAEAAEAAAKWYRGVLDGDVHLNDLTTPGLYEFLNSTVAAAIGSPISPYGAVEVLDVGNSTIQRVSGTDVEPRVFSRGTESGGASWGEFRRTDHDTKTVLYQVSLPGNSGLKEVAPARHVRAPFKIAAGADGFRLYFRNYNDQTSTNYAGDITFVGVYFGKRAKDAAGVYTNDFAETPTDLGLPARTTLTDGSYRWAIGTKNIQIEAHTEYLISYGYTTPEGQETHVGNGGAYIGVVPGAASYTDASPMTWSATMPLDVYLTLLTPEDTPVYGYLGSSTAAGVGTTHPVWDAFGWRHAYAEGAIPVLLAHSGSAMTSWDDSSDWKWGKARVYGRMDRLYFNVGSNDVYSTATLADLQTRNTDVAKVIRSQVADQIFYVNIAPRAAEAADIKTKRLAYNTWLDTLPNGALATYDVASVVTGANGSLDALYDSGDGVHLNSLGQAKTAEVLIRGSSRAAWAAADSAALAEAKAYADATFIPAWKATTAYTLGQRVIAPNGDIVSAKVAFTSGASYSAANWDASTQDGRIVVLETAKVTIDTTVGTRATAAGVLIFGDTGWRDVKASLPAGVTATNIWIRRLGSQVMVNVQGLSTTTGGIVTIYSAPVGFRPDAPSIRAGVLSTLDTNATRVVSPFAGSIRVLSMPINTAFEGSVTFHTSEAWPTTLPGTAA from the coding sequence ATGACGACCTTTACCACCCCGCACAGCCTGCCGATCCTGGAGACGACGGACAAGATCGCGGCGACTGACGACGGTCTGCGGCAGGATCTCAACGCCATTTCCACGGCGGCGAACAGTGCCATTACTGCGGAGGGTGTCAGGGCTGAGGGCGCGGCCAAGGACCACGCCGACGCCGCTGCGGAGGCCGCCGAGGCTGCTGCCAAATGGTACCGGGGAGTCCTCGATGGTGACGTGCATCTGAACGACCTAACCACCCCTGGTCTTTATGAGTTCCTGAACTCGACGGTGGCAGCAGCAATAGGCTCACCTATCAGCCCATACGGCGCCGTAGAAGTTCTAGATGTGGGCAACTCCACGATCCAGCGCGTCTCGGGTACGGACGTTGAGCCCCGCGTGTTCTCACGCGGCACGGAATCCGGCGGCGCGTCATGGGGCGAGTTCCGGCGCACCGACCACGACACGAAGACGGTTCTCTACCAGGTTTCCTTGCCCGGTAATAGCGGACTCAAGGAGGTTGCACCGGCCCGCCATGTCCGGGCTCCGTTCAAGATCGCGGCAGGCGCTGACGGCTTCCGCCTGTACTTCCGCAACTACAACGACCAGACATCGACGAACTACGCGGGCGACATTACGTTCGTCGGCGTCTACTTTGGCAAGCGGGCGAAGGACGCCGCAGGTGTCTATACCAACGACTTCGCGGAGACCCCCACCGACCTCGGGCTTCCGGCCCGCACGACACTGACGGACGGCTCCTACCGCTGGGCAATCGGCACGAAGAATATCCAGATTGAGGCGCATACCGAGTACCTGATCTCTTACGGGTACACCACCCCGGAGGGCCAGGAAACGCATGTGGGCAACGGCGGCGCCTATATCGGCGTTGTCCCCGGTGCGGCTTCCTACACGGACGCCTCGCCCATGACGTGGTCTGCGACGATGCCGCTGGATGTCTACCTGACTCTGCTGACCCCGGAGGACACCCCTGTCTACGGCTACCTCGGATCTTCAACTGCGGCGGGTGTAGGCACCACTCACCCGGTGTGGGATGCGTTCGGCTGGCGTCACGCCTACGCCGAAGGTGCCATCCCCGTCCTGCTGGCGCACTCCGGGTCGGCCATGACTTCATGGGATGACTCGTCGGATTGGAAGTGGGGCAAGGCTCGTGTCTACGGCAGGATGGACCGGCTTTACTTCAACGTCGGCTCCAACGATGTCTACAGCACGGCGACCCTTGCGGATCTCCAGACCCGCAACACGGACGTGGCGAAGGTCATCCGCTCACAGGTAGCGGACCAGATTTTCTATGTCAACATCGCACCGCGTGCCGCGGAGGCGGCGGACATCAAGACGAAGCGCCTGGCATATAACACATGGCTCGACACGCTGCCTAACGGAGCACTTGCCACCTATGATGTCGCGTCGGTTGTGACGGGCGCTAACGGCTCGTTGGACGCGCTCTACGACTCCGGCGACGGTGTCCACCTGAACAGCCTTGGACAGGCCAAAACCGCTGAGGTACTCATCCGGGGCAGTAGCCGTGCGGCGTGGGCTGCGGCGGACAGCGCTGCACTTGCCGAAGCCAAAGCCTACGCCGACGCGACGTTCATCCCTGCATGGAAGGCGACCACCGCCTACACCCTGGGGCAGCGGGTCATAGCCCCTAACGGTGACATCGTTTCCGCGAAGGTGGCGTTCACGTCCGGGGCTTCCTACTCTGCGGCAAACTGGGACGCCTCAACGCAGGACGGGCGGATCGTCGTGTTGGAAACGGCGAAAGTCACCATCGACACAACAGTTGGGACGCGGGCCACCGCTGCCGGCGTTCTGATCTTTGGGGATACGGGCTGGCGGGACGTGAAGGCGTCCCTTCCTGCCGGGGTCACCGCCACCAACATCTGGATCCGGCGCCTCGGCAGCCAGGTCATGGTGAACGTGCAAGGACTCAGCACCACCACAGGCGGAATCGTCACGATCTACTCCGCCCCGGTAGGGTTCCGGCCCGACGCGCCGAGCATCCGCGCCGGGGTCCTTTCCACGCTGGACACCAACGCAACCCGTGTCGTGTCCCCGTTTGCTGGCTCCATACGAGTCCTCTCAATGCCCATCAACACCGCCTTCGAAGGCTCCGTCACATTCCATACCAGCGAAGCCTGGCCCACCACCCTGCCTGGCACCGCAGCGTAA